From a single Desulfovibrionales bacterium genomic region:
- the rph gene encoding ribonuclease PH has product MRFNGRAAHEIRDISLTRNYISHAEGSVLIEMGNTRIICAVSVDDKVPNFLKGSGTGWVTAEYAMLPRATLTRNLRESTQGRVGGRTHEIQRLIGRCLRSVVALPALGERTFWVDCDVIQADGGTRTAAISGAYIALYDALTLLYNRGEIMDIPVQNHIAAISVGIVKGEVLLDLNYDEDSQAEVDANFIMTDDERFVEIQVSAEKRPFSAEEFGKMERMAGQGIKKIIEMQKEIIAQPRLR; this is encoded by the coding sequence ATGCGTTTTAATGGCCGGGCCGCGCACGAAATCAGGGATATCTCACTTACCCGTAATTATATCTCCCACGCAGAAGGATCAGTCCTTATTGAAATGGGAAATACCCGGATAATCTGCGCGGTATCGGTGGACGATAAGGTGCCGAATTTCCTTAAGGGAAGCGGCACAGGATGGGTCACAGCCGAATATGCCATGCTCCCCCGGGCCACCCTTACACGCAATTTGCGGGAGTCAACTCAAGGACGTGTAGGCGGCCGGACTCATGAAATCCAGCGCCTTATCGGCCGCTGCCTGCGTTCAGTGGTTGCTCTTCCGGCCCTGGGGGAACGAACCTTCTGGGTGGACTGCGACGTCATCCAGGCTGACGGCGGAACACGCACGGCCGCCATCAGCGGCGCATACATCGCCCTCTATGACGCCCTTACCCTCCTGTATAACCGCGGTGAGATTATGGACATACCGGTGCAGAACCACATAGCCGCCATAAGCGTGGGCATAGTAAAGGGAGAAGTCCTTCTTGATCTGAACTACGACGAGGATTCCCAGGCCGAAGTGGACGCCAATTTTATTATGACCGACGATGAAAGGTTCGTCGAGATCCAGGTCTCTGCGGAGAAAAGGCCCTTTTCCGCCGAAGAATTCGGAAAAATGGAACGAATGGCCGGTCAGGGAATAAAAAAGATTATAGAGATGCAGAAAGAAATAATCGCCCAACCACGCCTGAG